In one window of Henckelia pumila isolate YLH828 chromosome 1, ASM3356847v2, whole genome shotgun sequence DNA:
- the LOC140860217 gene encoding pleiotropic drug resistance protein 3-like, with amino-acid sequence MESYISDTSDPLFQSLDSSRKEDEELELQWAAIERLPTFRRLRTSVFDISQETTEADAKMEGKRIVNVAKLGALERRLFVQKLIKNVEKDNLRLLKRIRERIDRVDVKLPAIEVRFRHLSVEAECRVVDGKPLPTIWNSLASMILVQKAFGCQSQEARISILKGISGIIRPSRLTLILGPPGCGKTTLLKALAGKLQDPLKVKGEVSYNGYELHEFVSEKTSAYISQYDIHVPEMTVKETIDFSARCQGVGSRGDIMQEVCKREKAAGIIPDPDIDTYMKAISIEGQRRNLQTDYILKILGLDMCSDVIAGDAIQRGISGGQKKRLTTGEIIVGPIKALFMDEISTGLDSSTTFQIVTCLQQLAHLTDATILIALLQPDPETFELFDDVLLMAEGRLVYQGPRSEVLQFFENCGFKCPDRKSAADFLQEVISRKDQSKYWCRSYDTYSYISVDQFCELFETSYLGEQLNQGLSKKYDKSQSHENALSFSTCTISKLELFKACMAREVLLMKRNIPLYVFKTVQLIIIAFITMTIFMRTRMAIDLKHANYMMGSLFYTLIRLMTNGVAELALTVSRLPVFCKQKAFCLYPVWAYSIPASVLKIPLSLLDSIIWTSMTYYVIGYSPEVERFFCQILLLFLVHGTSTSLCRFVASIFKTMVVATTFGLLALVVMFLFGGFIIQRPSLPPWLRWGFWLSPMTYGEIGISLNEFLSPRWQKVILGNTTLGQTILAGHGMDFGGYFYWISVGVLLGFMIMFDIGFVLALTYLKAPGASQAIISKEKLLHLKERENHKSSLENDSTKASYPPNSSEIQLANHKTNINRMGISFQEMADQVSSIKGNMIIPFQPLTMVFQGVQYFVDTPKEMRESGFDQRKLQLLHDMTGAFRPGILTALMGISGAGKTTLMDVLSGRKSSGTVEGEIRIAGYPKVQETFARISGYCEQYDIHSPQITVEESVMYSAWLRLPTQIDPESKREFVKEVISMIELDEIKDFIVGIPGQNGLSTEQRKRLTIAVELVSNPSIIFMDEPTSGLDARAAAIVMRTVKKIVATGRTTVCTIHQPSIDVFEVFDELILMKRGGKIIYSGELGHHSHKLIEYFERIPQLPKIRSNYNPATWMLEVTSTSVEEELGLDFAKIYKESTLYQEIINIVRQLSEPQTGSKDLHFPTQYPQNGLEQFKACLWKQCMSYWRSPEYNLTRFLFMIVAALFFGAIFWHKGQDINNEQDFLNILGSMYLAVIFLGINNCSLVLPYVATERTVFYRERFAGMYSSMAYSLAQVTIELPYVFLLAALYVTIIYPSVGYYASISKVLWCFYTTFCTFLYFIYLGMLIISLSPSLQVASVMSTAVYTIWSLFSGFLLPGPEIPIWWSWCYWISPSSWSLNGLLTSQYGDLDVGIVMFGEVKSARTFLKEYFGFRHDRLWLVAVALLGFPVLFACLFAFFMGRLNFQRR; translated from the exons ATGGAATCATACATTAGTGACACCAGTGATCCTCTTTTTCAATCTCTTGATTCATCTAGGAAGGAGGATGAAGAACTCGAATTACAGTGGGCTGCGATCGAGAGATTACCCACGTTCCGACGACTCAGGACATCAGTGTTTGATATTAGTCAAGAAACTACAGAAGCTGATGCGAAGATGGAAGGAAAAAGAATTGTCAATGTTGCTAAGCTTGGAGCACTTGAACGACGCCTTTTCGTGCAGAAGCTGATAAAGAACGTCGAGAAAGATAACCTGAGGCTGCTTAAAAGAATAAGAGAACGAATAGACAG AGTTGATGTAAAATTACCTGCAATCGAGGTGAGGTTCAGGCATCTTTCTGTGGAAGCGGAGTGTCGAGTAGTTGATGGAAAGCCCCTGCCAACAATCTGGAATTCTCTTGCAAGCATGATTCTA GTTCAAAAGGCTTTCGGGTGCCAGTCTCAGGAAGCCAGGATAAGCATCTTGAAAGGCATCAGTGGGATCATCAGGCCATCAAG GCTTACTCTCATTCTTGGTCCCCCAGGCTGCGGAAAAACTACACTGCTGAAGGCTCTTGCTGGAAAGTTGCAAGATCCTCTCAAG GTTAAAGGAGAAGTTTCATACAACGGTTATGAACTGCATGAATTTGTTTCAGAAAAAACATCGGCTTACATAAGCCAATATGACATCCACGTGCCGGAGATGACGGTGAAGGAAACAATTGATTTTTCTGCACGTTGTCAAGGGGTTGGAAGTAGAGGAG ATATCATGCAAGAAGTGTGCAAAAGAGAAAAAGCAGCAGGCATTATACCTGATCCTGATATCGACACCTACATGAAG GCGATTTCAATCGAGGGTcaaagaagaaatcttcagaCAGATTATATACTGAAG ATCCTTGGACTGGATATGTGCTCTGATGTCATTGCTGGGGATGCAATTCAAAGAGGAATTTCAGGTGGACAGAAGAAAAGACTGACTACTGGAGAAATAATTGTTGGTCCAATTAAAGCACTATTTATGGACGAAATATCCACAGGCCTAGACAGTTCCACAACCTTTCAGATAGTGACCTGTCTTCAGCAACTTGCTCACTTGACTGATGCAACAATTTTAATTGCATTGCTTCAACCAGATCCGGAAACATTTGAACTCTTTGATGATGTATTATTGATGGCAGAAGGCAGGCTTGTCTATCAAGGGCCTCGCAGTGAGGTCCTTCAGTTTTTCGAGAATTGTGGATTCAAATGTCCAGATCGGAAGAGTGCAGCAGACTTCCTTCAGGAG GTAATATCAAGAAAAGATCAATCTAAGTACTGGTGTAGATCATATGATACTTATAGTTATATCTCAGTGGATCAGTTCTGTGAGCTGTTTGAAACCAGCTACCTCGGAGAACAATTAAACCAGGGGCTCTCTAAGAAATATGACAAATCCCAATCCCATGAAAATGCTTTATCATTCAGCACTTGCACCATCAGCAAATTGGAATTGTTCAAAGCTTGTATGGCCAGAGAAGTGCTTCTCATGAAGCGGAATATCCCTTTATATGTGTTTAAAACAGTACAG CTGATCATCATTGCCTTCATAACAATGACAATATTCATGAGAACTCGAATGGCTATTGACTTGAAACATGCAAACTACATGATGGGTTCTCTGTTCTATACGCTTATCAGACTTATGACAAATGGAGTTGCAGAACTAGCATTGACGGTTTCAAGGCTCCCAGTGTTCTGCAAACAAAAGGCTTTTTGTCTGTATCCAGTATGGGCGTATTCAATCCCAGCTTCTGTCCTAAAGATTCCACTTTCACTTCTTGACTCCATAATATGGACATCAATGACATACTATGTCATTGGATATTCTCCTGAAGTCGAAAG GTTCTTCTGCCAAATTCTCCTACTATTTTTGGTACATGGTACATCAACATCTCTCTGCAGATTCGTAGCATCAATCTTCAAAACTATGGTTGTTGCAACGACTTTCGGTTTATTAGCATTAGTGGTTATGTTCTTGTTCGGAGGTTTCATTATTCAAAGAC CCTCTCTGCCACCATGGTTGAGATGGGGATTTTGGTTATCACCAATGACATATGGGGAAATAGGGATTTCACTAAATGAATTCCTTTCTCCGCGCTGGCAAAAG GTCATCCTGGGAAACACAACTTTAGGACAGACTATTTTAGCTGGGCATGGGATGGATTTCGGTGGATATTTTTATTGGATATCAGTAGGGGTATTACTTGGATTCATGATAATGTTTGACATTGGTTTTGTACTAGCCTTGACTTACCTAAAAG CTCCGGGGGCATCTCAAGCCATTATTTCTAAAGAGAAGTTACTACATCTTAAAGAAAGAGAAAATCACAAGTCATCCCTAGAAAATGATTCAACTAAAGCCTCTTATCCTCCAAATTCCTCGGAAATCCAATTAGCTAATCATAAAACAAACATAAATAGAATGGGCATCTCTTTCCAAGAAATGGCAGATCAAGTGTCTTCCATCAAAGGAAACATGATCATACCATTCCAGCCACTGACCATGGTTTTTCAAGGAGTGCAATATTTTGTTGATACACCCAAG GAAATGAGAGAAAGTGGTTTCGACCAGAGAAAACTTCAACTGCTTCATGATATGACTGGTGCATTCAGGCCTGGAATCCTGACAGCACTAATGGGAATCAGCGGTGCTGGGAAAACAACTCTCATGGATGTCCTTTCTGGAAGAAAAAGTAGTGGAACTGTGGAAGGAGAAATAAGAATTGCAGGATATCCCAAAGTTCAGGAAACATTTGCTAGAATATCAGGTTACTGTGAGCAGTATGACATACATTCGCCACAAATTACAGTTGAAGAATCTGTGATGTACTCGGCTTGGTTGCGATTACCAACACAGATTGATCCAGAAAGCAAACGT GAATTTGTTAAGGAAGTCATAAGCATGATTGAGCTtgatgaaatcaaagatttcaTTGTTGGCATTCCAGGACAAAATGGGCTTTCTACTGAGCAAAGGAAGAGGCTAACTATTGCAGTGGAGCTTGTTTCCAACCCATCAATCATTTTCATGGATGAACCGACATCGGGTTTAGATGCTAGAGCAGCAGCTATTGTCATGCGCACAGTGAAAAAAATAGTTGCCACTGGAAGAACCACAGTTTGTACCATTCACCAACCAAGCATCGACGTTTTTGAAGTATTTGATGAG TTGATTCTAATGAAAAGAGGAGGGAAAATCATCTATTCTGGAGAGTTAGGTCACCATTCCCATAAACTTATAGAATATTTTGAG AGAATTCCACAGTTGCCAAAGATAAGAAGCAATTATAATCCTGCAACATGGATGTTAGAGGTAACTTCTACATCAGTAGAAGAAGAGCTTGGACTAGACTTTGCTAAAATTTACAAGGAGTCAACACTTTATCA GGAAATAATTAATATTGTAAGGCAGCTGAGTGAACCACAAACAGGTTCGAAAGACTTGCATTTTCCAACTCAATATCCACAGAATGGTTTGGAACAGTTCAAGGCTTGCCTTTGGAAACAGTGCATGTCATATTGGAGAAGCCCAGAATACAACTTGACACGCTTCCTTTTCATGATTGTTGCGGCGCTATTCTTTGGAGCGATATTTTGGCATAAGGGGCAAGACAT AAACAACGAGCAAGATTTCCTCAACATTCTTGGATCAATGTATCTCGCGGTCATCTTCTTGGGTATAAATAACTGTTCATTAGTACTACCATATGTTGCAACCGAGCGAACAGTTTTTTACCGTGAGAGATTCGCTGGGATGTACTCATCAATGGCCTACTCACTAGCACAG GTAACAATAGAATTACCATATGTATTTCTGCTAGCAGCTCTCTATGTGACCATCATATATCCGTCAGTAGGGTATTATGCATCTATCAGCAAGGTGCTCTGGTGTTTCTACACTACATTCTGCACATTTCTGTACTTTATTTACCTTGGGATGCTTATAATTTCACTAAGTCCAAGTCTCCAAGTAGCTTCGGTGATGTCAACAGCGGTCTACACTATATGGAGTCTTTTCTCAGGTTTTCTACTGCCCGGGCCG GAAATTCCTATATGGTGGAGTTGGTGCTATTGGATCTCTCCGTCGTCATGGTCCCTGAATGGTCTGCTGACATCACAATATGGAGACTTGGATGTAGGCATAGTAATGTTTGGAGAAGTCAAATCTGCAAGAACCTTTCTAAAAGAATACTTTGGGTTTCGACATGATCGTTTATGGCTAGTAGCAGTTGCTCTGCTCGGTTTTCCTGTTCTTTTCGCCTGCCTCTTCGCATTTTTCATGGGGAGACTGAACTTCCAGAGGAGGTAA